CTAAAGGGATGCTAGGAGCAAATGCTATTGTAGGTGCTTCAATACCTTTAGCTGTTGGGGCAGCTCTTACAGCAAAATATCAGGGAAAGGAAAAAGATTCTATTGGTGTGGCTTTCTTTGGAGACGGTGCATCTTCTCAAGGAGTGCTACATGAATCAATGAACCTTGCTTCAATTTGGAAGCTGCCAGTAATTTTTGCTTGTGAAAATAATCAATATGCTGAAGCTACTCCGTCTTGGTATGCAGTCTCAGTTGAAGATATTGCCGATAGAGCTAGCTCCTATAATATTCCAGGTGTTGTAGTAGATGGAATGGATGTATTTGAAGTTTATGAAGCTGCGGAGGAAGCGGTAATTAGAGCTAGGTCAGGTAATGGTCCAACTTTGCTTGAATTAAAAACATATCGATATCATGGTCATTTTCATGCTGATCAACCGGAAAAATATAGAACTTCTTTGGAAGAAAAAGAGTGGCATAAGAAAGATTGTATTAAGAATTTTGAGAAAAGAGTTATTACACAAAAAATATTTACAAAAGCAAAACTCGATAAGATAAAAAAACAAATTCAACAAGAAATAGATAATGCTGTTGACTTTGCACTTTCAAGCCCACTTCCACCTAAAGAAGTATTATATGAAGATGTATATGTAAACTATTCAAATGATCTCAGAGGTCTAAGATAATTTTAGGAGATTAAGAAATGCAAGTGAACGCTAATAATATAGGGCCAGGATTCCAAGTTGCAGGAAAAGAATTAAGATATAGAGATGCTTTTAATGAAACATTAAGAAAAGAACTAGAATTCGATGAGAATGTTTTTATCATAGGTGAAGATATATCTGGTGGATTTGATAAAGATACTAAGAAACCACTTGATGCATGGGGCGGACCATTTGCGGCTACTAAAGGTCTGGTTCAAGATTTTGGTGTTGAAAGAATTATGGATGCACCTATTTCAGAAGCTGGATTTGTTGGTGCAGCAATAGGTGCAGCTCTAACTGGATTGAGGCCTGTTGTTGATCTAATGTATTTTGATTTTACAACTGTTGCATTCGATCAACTATTATCTAATGCAGCAAAAAGTAGATATATGTTTGGAGGTCAAACAAAAGTGCCTCTAACCCTATTTGCAAGATCGGGAAGTGGAACTGGTCACGCTGCACAACATTCAAGTGCATTCTACTCTATTTTAGCTCATATACCTGGATTGAAGGTTGTAACTCCTTCAGACCCTTATTCTGTAAAAGGATTACTTTCAGCTGCTATTAGAGATGATGATCCTGTTTTTGTTGTGAATGATAAAAAGCTAATTAATATGACCGGATTTGTTCCAGATCAAGATTATCAGATTGAGCTAGGAAATGGTCGATATCTTAGATCCGGAGATGATATTACACTGGTTGGTATGAGTTATACATCAGTAGTTTGTAAAGAAGCATCAGAAAAACTAGAAAAAATAGGAATTGATGCTGAAGTTATAGATTTGATGTCTTTATCTCCATTAGATGAGGATATAATAATTGATTCAGTCAAAAAAACTAATAGGATTGTGATTGTAGATGAAGATAATCCTAGGGCAAGTATGGCAAGTGAAATAGCTGCAATTGTTTCAGATAAAGCTTTTGATTACTTAGATGCACCTATAAAGAGAGTTACAGCACCTCATACTCCAGTTCCCTACAGTAAGGGTTTAGAGGATGAGTTTATGCCAGACAGTAATGATGTCGTTAAGACTGTACAGAATATTCTAAATCTTTAAGTCTGATAGCAATTTATTTTTATCTGCGCATAAAACCACCTCATCATTAAGCGCGTAACTGAGCAGGCTATTATAAGGATAAATTCCTGTTTCGTGTCCATCGGACCATAAAAATTGTAGAGCATATTTACCAACTGTAAGATATTCAACAATAATTATGTCATCAGGAATTTCAGATACGCTTATGAGCTTTCTTCCAGTTAACTCTTCAACACAATTTGCACATGCGCATTGAAGTCTTAAGTATTTATATGGGTATTTACATGAGACTTCATTTTCCCAAATTATTTCTAACCCATCACTTAATCTATTTACACTTTTTGGTTCCATAAATAATATAATCCTAATGATATCTTATTCACTGCATGAATATTATATTACCAGTAAGTAATTAAAACTTACAGAAAAATCTTGAAAAATTAAAGGGGATAAAATGAGTGAAAATATTAGAGTTGGGGTTATTGGAGCAGGTGGTAATACAACATTAAAACATATCCCTCTTTTACAAAAGATTCCAGGAGTAGAGATTGTTTCTGTAGCAAATAGATCCATTAAGTCTTCAAGTGAAGTCGCTTCTCAGTTTGAAATAAAGAATTATTTTGACAATTGGATAAATGTTGTTGATGATAATTCATTAGATGCTATAGTTATCGGTACTTGGCCATACCTCCACAAAAGACTTTCAATAGAAGCACTTGAATCAGGTAAACATGTCCTATGTGAAGCTAGAATGTGTATGAATGCACAAGAAGCTCAAGAAATGTTAGATGTATCTCAAATGTATCCTAATCTTGTCTCACAGATTGTACCAGCTCCTCATACATTGCCTGTAGATAAGACAATAAAGAGATTAATTTCCTCTGGTTATATTGGAGATCTAGTAAATTTAAGAGGTATAGTAACTGCAGGAAATGATTTTCCAAAAGATAATGAAGATTATCATTGGAGAAATAATAGAGATTTATCTGGTAATAATATTATGCAAATGGGAATTTGGTACGAAGCAATTATGAGATGGCTTGGACCAGCAAAATCTGTTTCAGCTAATGCTCAAACCATTAATAATCCAAGATTAGACGAATCAGGAAATTATGTGTTTACTGATATTCCAGATCACTTAGATGTTATTTGTGAAATGATTGCAGGTGGAACAGCTAATCTACAATTTACTATGGTTTCGGGAATGGCTCCTGAATCTGAAATGTGGATTCATGGAACAAAAGGTACTTTGGTTTTGAAAACAGAAACTACAGCAGATGCTGGAGCTCCAAAATTAGTACTTATGGGTGCAGAAAAAGGTCAAAAATCATTAGAAGTAATTTCTATCCCGAAAAATGAAATTGGTGAATGGAGAGTAGAAGAGGAATTCATAAATGCTATTAGAGGTAAAGAAATTATTACTCATACATCTTTTACTGACGGAGTTAAGTATATGAAGTTCACAGATGCAATTTATGATTCCTTTAGTACAGGCCAAAAAATAGTTATCTAAATTATATGAAAAAATTTATAGACATAAATGCCGATATTGGAGAATCGTTTGGCAGTTATAAACTTGGTTTTGACGAAGAAATAATTAAATATATTTCTTCTGCTAATATAGCTACAGGCTTTCATGCAGGTGATCCAAATTGGATGAATCATACTATAAATTTGTCTCTAAAAGAAGGTGTATCAATTGGGGCTCATCCTTCCTATCCAGATTTATCTGGATTTGGTAGAAGAGATATGAATCTTAATCCTGACGAAATCAAGAATATTATTAAGTATCAGGTTGGTTCAATGTTGGGTTTTGTAGATATAGAAAAATTACAGCATGTTAAACCTCATGGAGCTTTATACAATAAAGCAGTCAAAGATAAAGATATTGCAAAAGCAATAATTGAATCAATTAAATCAGTAAGTACAGAATTAATACACGTTGTTTTAGCAGGATCATTATGGGAGAATTTAGCAAATGAAGCTAATGTTAAGTATGTCAGAGAAACATATGCCGACAGAGAATTTATGTCTGATGGATCCTTGACTCCAAGATCAATTCATGGCTCTGTTATTGAAAATACTACTAGAATTATTGAAAGAACTTTGAAACTTATCAAAACAGGTAATGTAGACTCATTTCAAGGCGATGAAATATCAATAAAATTTGACTCAATATGTCTTCATGGTGACACTAAAGGGTCTGTGCAAATTGCCAAAGAAATAAGTGAATCTCTTAAAAAGAATAATATAGGCATCAAATCAATGTCTAACATTTTGGCATGAAAAAAATTAGCATTAATTTTCACGGGGACTCAACATTAATACTTAGTTTTGGTGAAATTATTGATGAAAAATTGAATATTGAAGTACATAAATGTACTGATTTTCTTAATAGTAAAATACTTAATTGTTCTTATGTTATTGATATATATCCTACTTATAATTCTATAGTAATTGATTATGACCCCCAAAAAATATTTTATGAAGATATAAAAAAAGAAATAGAAATATTATTATCAGAAATAGATATATCTAATGATGAAATTATTACTCCAAAGATTATAAATATTCCAGTAAAATATGGAGGTGATAATGGACCTGATCTTAAAAGAATGTCCCAATCTCTTAAGATTTCAGAGGATGAAATAATAAAAATTCATAGTTCTATAAATTATAGAGTTTATATGTTAGGGTTTATGCCTGGTTTTCCATATTTGGGAGGATTGGATAAAAAAATATCATTCCCCAGGCTAAATAAACCAAGATTATCTGTACCTAGTGGTTCAGTTGGAATTGCAGGTGACCAAACAGGTGTTTACCCTTTTAAGTCACCTGGAGGTTGGAATATTATAGGTAAAACTAAATTGAAATTATTTGATAGATCTAATGATCCTCCAAACTTAATTTCAACAGGAAGCTATATCAAGTTTACAATAGACAATGATTAATATTATTAACTCTGGATTATTTTCAAGTTTTCAAGATTTAGGTAGATTTGGTAAAAAGTCTTTGGGAGTTTCTCAATCAGGTAGCTTAGACAAATATTCTTTTATGATATCTAATATTTTGTGTGGAAATAAGATTAATGAAGGAGCAATTGAGATTATTGGTGGTGGATTTTTATGTGAATTTTTGAATTCTGTTTCAATTTCAGTTTCAGGTCCAATTGGTTATTATCTAATTAATAATAAGTGTGTACCTATTAATTCTTCAATTAAGGTAAATAAAAATGATGTTTTAATGATTCCTTCAAATGAAAATGGTAACGTTTTTTATTTTTCTATTGCTGGAGGCTTTGATATTGAAGAAATTATAGGTTCATATTCATATCACCAACCTTCTAATATTACTGACAAACTCAAGATATCTTCTGGCCAAAATTATCTTATGAAAAAACCAAATTCTGAATTCCAAAAAATGATAAGTCCGTCCTTTTATCAAAAATATCTTAAACCAGTAAATGATATAAGTATAATTTTTGATAAAAAAATAGAAGAAAAAAATAAAAAAATAGTTAATAAATTACTTTCAAATGAATTTACTATTTCTGATCAATTATCAAGACAGGGAATCAAGCTCAATTGTAAGGAAAAATTGGTTCATAGAATTGGAAATGAGATTTCTTCAGGAGTATCCCTAGGAACTGTACAATTACCTCCAAACGGAGAACCTATTATTTTACTAAATGATTCTCAAACAACTGGAGGATATACTAAACTTGGAAGGATTCCTGATTTTGAAATATCGAGAATTGTACAAAGTAAAACTTTTAGTAAAATAAAATTCAAAAAGACTGATATTTATCAATCTAGTGAAGTTATGAAATCTATGGATTCAGAATTTAATTCGATAAAATTTTCTGATTATTTTTTATCTATTCACAAAATAAAAGACTCTTTTGTTTCAGTTCAAATTTCTGAAAATGGTAGTATAATAGCCATATCCAATGAACAACTAATAAATATTAATAAGGAATGATTTGTGGATAATGTTTTGATAGATGGCTTTTACTTGTCGGGTATAGGTACTTTAGTTGTTTTTTTAGTTCTGATCTTGTTACTGATTTCAATTAAGATTATTACATTCTTTGAAAATAAAAATAATTTAGATGAATTGGAAATTTCTCAAAATTCTGTGAAGCAAAATAAAACAAAAGGATTGATAAATATTGCTGCGGCCATGGCTGTAGGTTTATATAAAAAAGAGAAAACTAACTTAAATGATGTTGCGGCTGCGGTAGCAGTTAGTTTATATAAGAAAGATAACCTTTCAGAATCTAAATTGGTTGAACCATATTTGGTGGAATCTTCATGGGTAACAATTAACAGATCAAGAATGTTATCAAGAAAAAATAGAAGGATATAAAATTTTGTCTAGAAAATATAATCTAAAGATAAATAATCAGAGCTTTTTAGTTGAAATATTGAGTGAGTATGAAGGGATATTTAAAGTCAATGTAAATGGTACTATTGTTGAGGTAATGGATACTTCAATATCTTCAGATGTACCAATAAAAAATAATTACTCAGATCAAGAAAATAACTCTCAAATACAACTAGATACTGAAAAAGAAAATATTTCTCCCAATCAATCAAATGATAAAAGAAATTCTGGTCAAATTAAGGCAATGATGCCAGGAAAAGTATTAGAGATTTTAGTAGAAATAGGTGATGAAGTATCATTAGGTACTCCACTTATGATTGTTGAATCAATGAAAATGGAGAATACGATTAGCTCTACTATGTCAGGTAAAGTAAGCAATATATTTATATCAATTGATGACAGTGTTCAATATGATCAAATCATGATTGAAATTGAATAATAATCTAACGAAAGAAATTTTATGATTGAATATATTGAACCATTACTCGAAGGAATAGAAGATCTAATATCAAATCCTGGAATGGTTATAATGTGGTTAATTTCTGGATTACTTTATTATTTTGGAATTTATAAAAAGAAGGAACCTCTTTTACTAATTCCAATATCAACTGGAATATTGTTAGCAAACCTACCTATGGGTGAACTTTTGAGAACAGGAGGAAATGGAGAGCCCGAAGGATTTATTAGGATTTTTCAAAATATAGGAATGTCAACAGATGTACTCCCTCTACTTATTTTTCTTGGTATGGGTGCTTTGACTGATTTTGAACCAGTTTTATCTAATCCCAAAACTCTGTTGTTAGGTGCAGCTGCACAGTTTGGAGTTTTTATTGCCTTAGTGGGGGCGCTATTAATTAGTTTGACTCCCATTTTTGATTTTGGACTTTTAGAAGCAGCATCAATCGGAATAATTGGTGGAGCTGATGGTCCTACTACCATATTTATATCAACTAGAATGAGAGAAATAGGCGAAAGTATTGTAAATTATGATATTAAAGATATTGTTGGAGCTACTGCAGTAGCAGCCTATTCCTATATGGCCTTAGTTCCAATAATTCAACCACCAATAATTAGGCTTTTTACTACAAAAAAAGAAAGACTAATTCGCATGGAATATTCTTCTAAAAATATTACTAAGAAAACTAAGATAATTTTTCCAATTACTACAATTATTATTGTAAGTATTTTAGTACCTGATGCATCTCCTTTGATTTCTATAATGATGTTTGGTAATTTACTTAGAGAGTCAGGAGTTGTAGATAGACTAGCTAAAACTGCTCAAAATGAATTGATGAATGTTGTAATTATATTATTAGGTCTCTCTGTTGGAGCAACTATGCCCGCAAAAGTTTTCTTAAGAGTTGAAACTATTTCAATTTTTATTCTAGGACTAGCATCTTTTATAATTGCTACTATTTCAGGAATTTTATTAGCAAAATTAATGAATTTATTTCTCAATAAGCCTATCAATCCGATGATAGGAGCAGCAGGTGTGTCTGCAGTACCTATGGCTGCTAGAGTTGTTCAAAATGAAGCTTCTAGAGAAGACCCTGATAATTATTTACTTATGCATGCAATGGGACCAAATATAGCTGGAGTAATTGGTACAGCCACCGTAGCAGGTGTATTGTTAGCCGTAGTTCCACAATTAGTGAGTTGATTCTTTAATGGAACTATCTATCTATATTTATATAACTCTTTTTATTTTATGTTCCTTAATTGGATTCTTCGGTGGGCTTTTGGGAATTGCTTTAGGAGCTGTAAGATTACCTATTATTATTTTTCTTGGAGTTGAACCAATAATTGCCGCATCAACTAATCTTTTGGCTGTTATTTTTGGCTCAACCGCAGGTTTATTCCCTGCAATAAAGCAAAAAAGAGTTCCAATAAAATCTAGTATTAATATTGCTATCCCTTCTATGATAGCCGCTTTTTTGGGAGGATACTTTGCTGTAAACTTGTCTGAGTTTTTTCTACTATTAATAATAATAATTTGTCTGATAATTTCTGGTACAGTAATGATTTTTTATAAAGCTGAAGCTAAGGCAATCACGAACGATAAAAAGAGTAGATTTAAGGAATTATTAGTTGGAGTATTAGTATCTTATTTTGGAGGTATTGTGGGTTTGGCTTTAGGAGTCTTGAGAGTTCCAGCATTAGTATATTTCCTAAGAATGAATATTAAGACAGCAGGTGGAATAAACCTTTTTTTATCAGTTTTAGTTGGAGTTTCTGCCTATTTAGGACATTCTTTTTCTGGGAAATTTGATTATATATTAGTATTTTGTGTGGTTTGTCCAACTATTATAGGGATGTATTTCGGATCTAAGTTTGTACAAATTGCTAACCAGGAACAGCTTAGAATATTATTGGGAGTAATTTTGATTTTATTATCTTTATTTATGACTTTAAGACTTCTATAGATGGATTTCTGTTACCATCTATAGAAATCTGAGTAATTTATTTTTTAGTTTCCCAAAAAATATCCCCAATCTCTTCTAAAGCAGCCTTAAACTCTTTTGCTTTATCAAGATCAACATTGACTTTTACATAAGATCCTAGCTTACATGCATTCCAAACTTTTTCATGAAGATCAGGATATTTTTCTAAATGCTCAGGTTTAAAATAGTCTGTCCATATAACTAAAATATCATCTTTAGCTTTTTTTGCATGTTCTTCTTTTGCAGCTACATATCTGGCCATTGAGTTGCCTAGTGAAGCGGAAGGTCCGCTTGAAAAATCTAATTCTTCAAGTAATTCTGTCATTCTTACTACTGTCTGTGCAGCTTGAATGGCATCCTTAGGATCATATATTCCACATGGAATATCACAATGACAGGTAACTTCGGTTATAGGTAAAATTTTATCTAGTAGATTAGCTAACATTTTTTCTCCTTGTTATTATTATTTCTATATTTATAAAATATAATATGCTAATTTTTTTTAATTTCATGTTGTCTATGCTTAAAAAATCTATAAATAAAATAATTTTTAGAAATAGATACATAAAAATAAAAATTAAAGGGTCTAGTATGGCTCCTAAGTTTGTAGAAAATCAAACCTATATTGTTGATAAGAATTTTAGGGTTTCAAAATTAAATAGATATCAACCTATTGTTTTTTTTTGTGATATACACAATTTATATCACCTCAAACGACTAGTGGCATTTCCTGGTGAAAGAGTTCAGATAATCAATAGAAATATTTATGTTGATAATAAAAAAATTTCTGATGACATTTATAATTTTAGTCTTAATAATTTAGTATCAAAAAACTCATTTTTTTGTATATCTGATAACTCTTATTATGTGGGTTTAAATTGTGATTCTTTGAAAAATGGAAATATTTCAAATGATAAGATAATAGGAATTATAGTTACCTAAAATTCGTTCCGCACCAATATGTCCGAAGATAAGCAAGCTGATTCCATAGTATTAGGTAATTTATCAATGATCCAATCTCCAACAAAATGAATGTTTTTTATTCTTAATAGTTTTTTAGCGTCATTTGTTCTTTGAGTAGCTTTTGGAGATCTTATTACTAAACTTGAGATAGTTCTAACATCATTATTTATACATAGTTGTTCTCTTATTTTTTTTTCAAAATTTCTTGTAAGATCAGAGTTTTTAACTTTCAAAAGATCATCTGTATCACTTAGAGATATGATTATTTTTTGTGAAAAAGTATTAAATTCGTTACTATCTTGTGAAAATACCCACTCTAAATCTGAGTTTGAAAAAGCAACATAATCCTCATCCATAACTTTTTTATTGAACCAATAAACAATATTAATTATGGAAGAGTTAATAATTTTTATATTTTCTTTTCGAATCTCCATAAGATTAATTGTGCTTTCAAGATTTGTTCCTATTATTACTTTCTTTGATTTAAATTTATTCTTTTTAGTTTCAATTATTATATTTTCATTTTTTTTATTGATTTTTTCTACTTTTTCAAAAATTATTTTCGAATTATTTTTTGAAATAAATTCCTTAAAAGGCTTTTCAATAATTTTTAAAATTGGTTTTTTTGAATATCTAATAGAAATATTTTTTTTTGGATCAAAAATCATATACTTGAATAAGTTATAAGCATCATGATTATCAAATTTTTCTAAACTAATATTGAATGCTGGTTTACAAATTATTTCCCAAAATTTTTTTATAGTTTCTTCATTCTGTTTATTTTGTTTTAACCAAAATGAAAATGGAATTTTTTTTTCATTTTTGGTATTGAGTGATTTCAGTTTTATTAGTCCATATAAGACAGAAAGTCTATTTTTGAAGCTTAAACTTTTATAACTTAAAACACTTGATATTAAAGATAGGGGATATATACTAATTTTTGATTTAATATAAAATTTTTTATTATTATCAATGACTGGAATTTCTAAATTTCTCTTATTTTCAAAATGATTTTCTAATTTAAATTTCTTAATAATTTTATAGAAATTTTGGTATGTTTCTAAAAAAATATGTTGTCCAATATCAATTTCACCATATTTATTTGATATATAGCCAGCTCTACCACCTAGATTTTTTTTTTGTTCAAAAATCTGCACCTCGTAGCCTTTTTCAATTAGCTTAATAGCACAGTAAATAGTTGAAATTCCGCAACCGATTATTGAAATCTTTTCTTTTTGGTTCTTCATTTTAGTAAAAATGTCTTGATAATTGAATTTATAATTATATAAATTTTATCTAATCTATTTGTTTTTGGTTTATTATGTAAAGATTTATATGAATAGGTTTTTATTTTTTTGAGAACTTTTTCACCAGAATCTAGGAAAATTTGTATTAATATTGCATCTTTTTTTCTTAATAATCTAGGTAAACACTTTCCAGAATTATAAAGATTTTTATTTATATTTATCATCTCATCTAAAAATCTGTTAAACTTTCTTTTTGATATTTCATCAAATTCAAATTTATTTTCAAATATATCCTTAGAAATATTATTTTTGGTCATTATTTCAATTGGCATATATACTCTTCCAATTTTTTTATCCTTAATAATATCTTGTAAAAAATTTGTTATTTGTAGTCCACTACAAATGTAGTTTGAAAGCTTGACTAGTTTTTTATCTTTATAGCCTAAAATAGCTAAAACAATTTCACCTACTGGATTTGCAGAAAATTCACAATACTCTAATAATTCCTTAATGTTTTTATATTCTTTTTTTTCTTGATCAATTTTATTGGCTTTAATTAATCTCAGAAAAGGATTGATCTCTAAATTATGTTTTTTAATTGTTTTTTGTAATGCTATGAAGGTTGGCAAAGTTGCTTTATTTTCAAATGCTTTTTTTAATTCTTTTTCCCAAATGTTTAGCTCTAGTTCTTTGTTTCCATTTGAATCATCACCGATAAAATCAACACCTCTGGAAAATGCATACAAACTCAAAAAATCATTCATTTTTTCTTTACCTATAAAAAACATTAGAACAGGAAAGTTTTCATAGTTATCTTTAGCAATTTTATGGCAAATTTTTAATGATTCACTATACGAAACTCTTTCTTTTTTTATTGGGAAAAGTAAATTATTCATTTGACTATAGTTTTGATATTTTAGATAAAATTTTTTTTTGTTGAAGCTCTCCTAAAAATTTTCTGATATGCAATCTATAGAATAAAAAAAGCTTGAAAAACTCCTTAACTTTTTCAATACCTTCTAATTTATGAGAATTTTCCAATGGGAATCCGTTATTTATAATTCTTATGATAGAAAAATTGTGATTTTCAGGATTAACTAATTTTGATATTTTATTAGAATTATTATCTATAAAATTAGCTTTTATATTCTCATTTATCCATTTTTTGGCATTTCTTCTTTTTGAAATATCTTTATTGAATTCTAATTCCAATCCTGATCCTATTCTGTGCTTGATATTTTCTAATTCCAAGACATCACAAATTGATTTATTTAGATCATGGGATGTCTCTATCCATCTATCTGCACGAGGAATTGACCAGTCTACGGGTTTAGAATTAATAACTAAAGTTTCTTTTGCAACTATTATTTCATTATTAGTTATTTCTTCATTTGTCTGAACGGCAAAATCTATTGAAATTATATTCTTAGGTTTTTTATTATCTATAATATTTTTTAGCTCAAAAAGATCGTCATTTTTCTTTATTTTGTAAACTATACTTTGTTTATCATTATTTATAAATTTAAGTTTTTTATTTAGAATTATTAGGTTCATTTATGCCTTTCTATACATAAGAAAAGTATTTATTTGATCTAATATATTTTTATAATTTTGATCTATTTCTAGATTACGTATAGTACGATTGCATTCATTAAACTTGGATTTTAGAATATCTTTACAATAAAATTCAACCTTATATTTTTCCATTAATTTTAGAATTAAATCTTTAGAATGTTCGTTAATATTTTCTGATAAGAATATATTTTCAATAATTCTCTTGTCATCTTTTTCAGCGGATTGAATTAGATGCAATATTGGTAAAGATTTTTTTTTCTTCAAAATATCACTACCAACAGGTTTACCTAATTCTTTATCTCCCCAGATACCTAGGTAATCATCCTTAATTTGAAAAATTTGACCAAATAGTTTGCCTAGAAGAGAAAAATTTGAGATATTTTTTTTGCTAGTTTTTTCTAAGCTAGATCCTAAAATAGCTGATGTTTCTATAAGTGCACCAGTTTTTTTTTGTATCATATCAAGATAATTTTCTACATTGATTTCAAACTCATTTTCATATGAAATATCAAGAAATTGACCTTCTATTACTGATAGACAAGTTCTGGATATTAACTTTCTGAGGAATATTTTTTTGTGATCAAGTTTATTAGGTAATAAATTTATTGATTTACTAGCTAGTGCGTGCATAGAATTTCCTGAAATAATACCTTTAGATTCTCCCCAAATTTTCCAAACTGTTTTTCTATTTCTCCTAATTTCATCTCTGTCTTCAATATCATCATGAATTAGAGAAAAATTATGG
This region of Dehalococcoidia bacterium genomic DNA includes:
- a CDS encoding thiamine pyrophosphate-dependent dehydrogenase E1 component subunit alpha, with the protein product MCRIRFFEESMLEQTYKGNSMGVTHPSDGQEAVPTGICAHLSNRDWIGSTHRGHGHCIAKGLETDKMMAEIMGKHTGNCKGKGGSMHIADFSKGMLGANAIVGASIPLAVGAALTAKYQGKEKDSIGVAFFGDGASSQGVLHESMNLASIWKLPVIFACENNQYAEATPSWYAVSVEDIADRASSYNIPGVVVDGMDVFEVYEAAEEAVIRARSGNGPTLLELKTYRYHGHFHADQPEKYRTSLEEKEWHKKDCIKNFEKRVITQKIFTKAKLDKIKKQIQQEIDNAVDFALSSPLPPKEVLYEDVYVNYSNDLRGLR
- a CDS encoding alpha-ketoacid dehydrogenase subunit beta; amino-acid sequence: MQVNANNIGPGFQVAGKELRYRDAFNETLRKELEFDENVFIIGEDISGGFDKDTKKPLDAWGGPFAATKGLVQDFGVERIMDAPISEAGFVGAAIGAALTGLRPVVDLMYFDFTTVAFDQLLSNAAKSRYMFGGQTKVPLTLFARSGSGTGHAAQHSSAFYSILAHIPGLKVVTPSDPYSVKGLLSAAIRDDDPVFVVNDKKLINMTGFVPDQDYQIELGNGRYLRSGDDITLVGMSYTSVVCKEASEKLEKIGIDAEVIDLMSLSPLDEDIIIDSVKKTNRIVIVDEDNPRASMASEIAAIVSDKAFDYLDAPIKRVTAPHTPVPYSKGLEDEFMPDSNDVVKTVQNILNL
- a CDS encoding DUF971 domain-containing protein, with product MEPKSVNRLSDGLEIIWENEVSCKYPYKYLRLQCACANCVEELTGRKLISVSEIPDDIIIVEYLTVGKYALQFLWSDGHETGIYPYNSLLSYALNDEVVLCADKNKLLSDLKI
- a CDS encoding Gfo/Idh/MocA family oxidoreductase, whose product is MSENIRVGVIGAGGNTTLKHIPLLQKIPGVEIVSVANRSIKSSSEVASQFEIKNYFDNWINVVDDNSLDAIVIGTWPYLHKRLSIEALESGKHVLCEARMCMNAQEAQEMLDVSQMYPNLVSQIVPAPHTLPVDKTIKRLISSGYIGDLVNLRGIVTAGNDFPKDNEDYHWRNNRDLSGNNIMQMGIWYEAIMRWLGPAKSVSANAQTINNPRLDESGNYVFTDIPDHLDVICEMIAGGTANLQFTMVSGMAPESEMWIHGTKGTLVLKTETTADAGAPKLVLMGAEKGQKSLEVISIPKNEIGEWRVEEEFINAIRGKEIITHTSFTDGVKYMKFTDAIYDSFSTGQKIVI
- a CDS encoding LamB/YcsF family protein codes for the protein MKKFIDINADIGESFGSYKLGFDEEIIKYISSANIATGFHAGDPNWMNHTINLSLKEGVSIGAHPSYPDLSGFGRRDMNLNPDEIKNIIKYQVGSMLGFVDIEKLQHVKPHGALYNKAVKDKDIAKAIIESIKSVSTELIHVVLAGSLWENLANEANVKYVRETYADREFMSDGSLTPRSIHGSVIENTTRIIERTLKLIKTGNVDSFQGDEISIKFDSICLHGDTKGSVQIAKEISESLKKNNIGIKSMSNILA
- the pxpB gene encoding 5-oxoprolinase subunit PxpB; translation: MKKISINFHGDSTLILSFGEIIDEKLNIEVHKCTDFLNSKILNCSYVIDIYPTYNSIVIDYDPQKIFYEDIKKEIEILLSEIDISNDEIITPKIINIPVKYGGDNGPDLKRMSQSLKISEDEIIKIHSSINYRVYMLGFMPGFPYLGGLDKKISFPRLNKPRLSVPSGSVGIAGDQTGVYPFKSPGGWNIIGKTKLKLFDRSNDPPNLISTGSYIKFTIDND
- a CDS encoding sodium ion-translocating decarboxylase subunit beta, with product MIEYIEPLLEGIEDLISNPGMVIMWLISGLLYYFGIYKKKEPLLLIPISTGILLANLPMGELLRTGGNGEPEGFIRIFQNIGMSTDVLPLLIFLGMGALTDFEPVLSNPKTLLLGAAAQFGVFIALVGALLISLTPIFDFGLLEAASIGIIGGADGPTTIFISTRMREIGESIVNYDIKDIVGATAVAAYSYMALVPIIQPPIIRLFTTKKERLIRMEYSSKNITKKTKIIFPITTIIIVSILVPDASPLISIMMFGNLLRESGVVDRLAKTAQNELMNVVIILLGLSVGATMPAKVFLRVETISIFILGLASFIIATISGILLAKLMNLFLNKPINPMIGAAGVSAVPMAARVVQNEASREDPDNYLLMHAMGPNIAGVIGTATVAGVLLAVVPQLVS
- a CDS encoding sulfite exporter TauE/SafE family protein, whose translation is MELSIYIYITLFILCSLIGFFGGLLGIALGAVRLPIIIFLGVEPIIAASTNLLAVIFGSTAGLFPAIKQKRVPIKSSINIAIPSMIAAFLGGYFAVNLSEFFLLLIIIICLIISGTVMIFYKAEAKAITNDKKSRFKELLVGVLVSYFGGIVGLALGVLRVPALVYFLRMNIKTAGGINLFLSVLVGVSAYLGHSFSGKFDYILVFCVVCPTIIGMYFGSKFVQIANQEQLRILLGVILILLSLFMTLRLL
- the sodN gene encoding superoxide dismutase, Ni, which produces MLANLLDKILPITEVTCHCDIPCGIYDPKDAIQAAQTVVRMTELLEELDFSSGPSASLGNSMARYVAAKEEHAKKAKDDILVIWTDYFKPEHLEKYPDLHEKVWNACKLGSYVKVNVDLDKAKEFKAALEEIGDIFWETKK